A portion of the Gadus macrocephalus chromosome 10, ASM3116895v1 genome contains these proteins:
- the slbp gene encoding histone RNA hairpin-binding protein isoform X1 has product MSFRSKNGRSAAESKESENRDSGPSPWSQSRKRGADGSLRNKREENDEKLPKHPDDRPASFTTPESDGPLSRCGRQSDWGSQVEKEEDLIKDVNKDMHRYRRRLLDAEFSRRERKNSSGSSDSRESPLPTSAEMETDESVLLRRQKQINYGKNTLAYDRYVKEVPKHLRQPGLHPKTPNKFKKYSRRSWDQQIKLWKVKLHAWDPPAQEGQERDLDDIEELDLEDVMDIELDFPTLPEALSSSSSSRLPVPSLKDECAGTPNKMMKTEESPE; this is encoded by the exons atgtCTTTTAGATCAAAAAATGGACGCTCTGCTGCAGAAAGCAAAGAATCTGAAAACCG GGATAGCGGCCCATCACCGTGGTCTCAGAGCAGGAAGAGGGGGGCCGATGGCAGCCTGAGGAACAAGAGGGAGGAGAACGATGAGAAGCTCCCAAAACACCCAGACGACAGACCTGCCAG TTTCACCACACCAGAGAGTGATGGGCCACTGTCTCGTTGTGGCAGGCAGTCGGACTGGGGCAGCCAggtagagaaggaggaagatctCATAAAGGATGTTAACAAGGACATGCACCG TTACAGGAGGAGGCTGCTGGATGCAGAGTTCTCTCGGCGGGAGAGGAAGAATTCTTCTGGCAG CTCTGACTCTAGAGAGTCGCCGCTTCCTACCAGTGCAGAGATGGAGACGGATGAATCCGTTTTATTACGACGACAGAAACAGATCAACTATGGAAAGAACACCTTAGCCTATGATAGATACGTCAAAGAGGTCCCAAA ACATCTGCGGCAGCCCGGCCTTCATCCAAAGACTCCCAACAAGTTCAAGAAGTACAGCCGGCGCTCCTGGGACCAGCAGATCAAACTGTGGAAGGTGAAGCTCCACGCCTGGGATCCCCCTGCCCAGGAAGGCCAGGAGAGAGACCTTGACGACAT TGAGGAGCTGGACCTGGAGGACGTGATGGACATCGAGCTGGATTTCCCGACGCTCCCAGAGGCCCTCAGCAGCTCTTCTTCCTCCCGCCTTCCGGTTCCGTCGTTAAAG GACGAATGTGCCGGTACACCGAATAAAATGATGAAGACGGAGGAGTCACCGGAATAA
- the atoh8 gene encoding transcription factor atoh8 has product MRNPHGGADEWNKPDSTKADGSAASVPGIMNKKFKRKSRKPKRLYSSALDDSAEDFQQGNLLEDENQEELCGLGHQAPVPKHSTTDGKQQITSSQNDALDMRIGHQVPAITARLSQSPVSQLPHLRTSRWFTSISHHQSNGNTFVPALGFPALNTANPSHDPAPVIHHPHAYPQDRSLPGHLGGGQDRGDRAVIVPVSTGAYRTDGHSSDSQEDSPQESGSRPDPPPGGVPEIKAVQQTRRLLANARERTRVHTISAAFEALRKQVPCYSYGQKLSKLAILRIACNYILSLAQLAELDDASADHSSLTFSQCVEQCTRTLQAEGRSKKRKE; this is encoded by the exons ATGAGGAACCCTCATGGGGGGGCCGACGAATGGAATAAACCCGACAGCACCAAAGCAGATGGGTCGGCGGCGTCTGTCCCGGGGATCATGAACAAGAAGTTTAAGAGGAAGTCCCGCAAGCCCAAGCGGCTGTACAGCAGCGCGCTGGACGACTCTGCGGAAGACTTTCAACAAGGTAACCTCCTAGAAGATGAGAATCAGGAGGAACTATGTGGACTAGGGCATCAAGCCCCGGTACCGAAACACTCAACAACCGACGGTAAGCAGCAGATAACGTCGAGTCAGAACGACGCCTTAGACATGAGGATCGGTCATCAAGTCCCCGCCATCACCGCACGGTTGTCCCAATCCCCTGTCTCTCAGCTGCCTCACCTGCGCACCTCTCGCTGGTTCACATCCATTTCCCATCACCAGTCCAATGGCAACACGTTTGTTCCTGCACTTGGGTTCCCTGCATTGAACACAGCCAACCCAAGCCACGACCCTGCCCCCGTCATCCACCACCCGCACGCCTATCCCCAGGACCGCTCACTGCCCGGTCACCTGGGTGGGGGCCAGGACAGAGGCGACAGAGCGGTCATTGTACCAGTGTCAACCGGAGCCTATCGGACAGACGGGCACTCCTCAGACAGCCAGGAGGACTCGCCCCAG GAGTCAGGGTCTAGACCCGACCCCCCCCCTGGGGGTGTGCCGGAGATCAAAGCTGTGCAGCAGACCCGCAGACTGCTGGCCAACGCCAGGGAGAGAACCCGCGTCCACACCATCAGCGCCGCCTTCGAAGCCCTGAGGAAACAG GTGCCCTGTTACTCCTACGGCCAGAAGCTGTCCAAGCTGGCAATCCTGCGCATCGCCTGCAACTACATCCTGTCCCTGGCCCAGCTGGCCGAGCTGGACGACGCCTCCGCTGACCACAGCAGCCTGACCTTCTCCCAGTGCGTGGAGCAGTGCACCCGCACGCTGCAGGCCGAGGGCCGCAGCAAGAAACGCAAG GAGTGA
- the slbp gene encoding histone RNA hairpin-binding protein isoform X2 produces MSFRSKNGRSAAESKESENRDSGPSPWSQSRKRGADGSLRNKREENDEKLPKHPDDRPARQSDWGSQVEKEEDLIKDVNKDMHRYRRRLLDAEFSRRERKNSSGSSDSRESPLPTSAEMETDESVLLRRQKQINYGKNTLAYDRYVKEVPKHLRQPGLHPKTPNKFKKYSRRSWDQQIKLWKVKLHAWDPPAQEGQERDLDDIEELDLEDVMDIELDFPTLPEALSSSSSSRLPVPSLKDECAGTPNKMMKTEESPE; encoded by the exons atgtCTTTTAGATCAAAAAATGGACGCTCTGCTGCAGAAAGCAAAGAATCTGAAAACCG GGATAGCGGCCCATCACCGTGGTCTCAGAGCAGGAAGAGGGGGGCCGATGGCAGCCTGAGGAACAAGAGGGAGGAGAACGATGAGAAGCTCCCAAAACACCCAGACGACAGACCTGCCAG GCAGTCGGACTGGGGCAGCCAggtagagaaggaggaagatctCATAAAGGATGTTAACAAGGACATGCACCG TTACAGGAGGAGGCTGCTGGATGCAGAGTTCTCTCGGCGGGAGAGGAAGAATTCTTCTGGCAG CTCTGACTCTAGAGAGTCGCCGCTTCCTACCAGTGCAGAGATGGAGACGGATGAATCCGTTTTATTACGACGACAGAAACAGATCAACTATGGAAAGAACACCTTAGCCTATGATAGATACGTCAAAGAGGTCCCAAA ACATCTGCGGCAGCCCGGCCTTCATCCAAAGACTCCCAACAAGTTCAAGAAGTACAGCCGGCGCTCCTGGGACCAGCAGATCAAACTGTGGAAGGTGAAGCTCCACGCCTGGGATCCCCCTGCCCAGGAAGGCCAGGAGAGAGACCTTGACGACAT TGAGGAGCTGGACCTGGAGGACGTGATGGACATCGAGCTGGATTTCCCGACGCTCCCAGAGGCCCTCAGCAGCTCTTCTTCCTCCCGCCTTCCGGTTCCGTCGTTAAAG GACGAATGTGCCGGTACACCGAATAAAATGATGAAGACGGAGGAGTCACCGGAATAA
- the tmem129 gene encoding E3 ubiquitin-protein ligase TM129: MESPDVTFTLAYIVFTFCFVFTPNEFRSAGLTVQNLFSSWLGSEDIGFIQYHVKRSSLTLLVHSSIPLGYYAGMCIAAPEKNLPYINQVSAGWQAFLGLSLCLQLLSVGLIFYWSRRRWSNHPISRALQVHTGPQWAGWGAVATSINTEFRRIDKFASGAPGARVIVTDTWVMKVTTYYVHVAQQTDTHLTVTESRQHQMSPDSGTPTQTLTLRVASINQAVNPFDIRLMSTEYSELREKLHAPIRSAANVVIHQTISDRFLDTFRAQADLNQPYLLPSEMEVELCIGCMQVPAGAKLIRLCCEEGYDSGSECRQCFCRPMWCLSCLGRWFSSRQDQDRPETWLASSVPCPTCRSKFCILDVCLVR; encoded by the exons ATGGAATCTCCCGATGTGACATTCACTTTGGCTTATATAGTGTTTACGTTTTGTTTCGTGTTCACCCCAAACGAGTTTCGGTCGGCGGGTTTGACCGTCCAGAACCTGTTCTCCTCCTGGCTGGGCAGTGAGGACATTGGCTTCATTCAGTACCACGTTAAGAGGAGCAGTCTTACccttctggtccattcttcaaTACCCCTTG GGTACTATGCTGGGATGTGCATAGCTGCTCCAGAGAAGAACCTCCCATACATCAATCAG GTGAGCGCCGGCTGGCAGGCCTTCCTCGGCCTGTCGCTCTGTCTGCAGCTGCTAAGCGTGGGGCTGATCTTCTACTGGTCGCGCCGCCGCTGGTCCAACCATCCAATCAGCAGGGCTCTGCAGGTCCACACTGGTCCCCAGTGGGCGGGATGGGGTGCCGTGGCAACAAGCATCAACACAGAGTTCAGAAGGATTGACAAGTTTGCCTCGGGAGCTCCCGGAGCAAGGGTCATTGTGACGGACACCTGGGTGATGAAG GTGACAACATATTACGTCCATGTGGCCCAACAGACCGACACCCACCTCACGGTGACGGAGTCCAGACAGCACCAGATGAGCCCAGATTCAGGGACCCCCACTCAGACCCTGACCCTTAGAGTGGCCAGCATCAACCAAGCTGTGAATCCGTTTGATATCAG GTTGATGTCCACAGAGTACAGCGAGCTGAGGGAGAAGCTGCACGCTCCGATCAGAAGTGCTGCCAACGTAGTGATACACCAGACCATCAGCGACCGCTTCTTAGACACCTTCAGAGCTCAGGCTGACCTCAAccagccctacctgctccccaGTGAGATG gaggtagagctctGTATTGGCTGTATGCAGGTCCCTGCTGGAGCTAAGCTGATCAGGCTCTGCTGTGAAGAAG GTTATGACAGCGGCTCTGAGTGCCGGCAGTGCTTCTGCAGACCCATGTGGTGCCTGTCCTGTCTGGGCCGCTGGTTCTCCAGCCGCCAGGACCAGGACCGGCCGGAAACCTGGCTGGCCAGCAGCGTGCCATGCCCCACCTGCAGGTCCAAGTTCTGCATCCTTGATGTGTGTCTGGTCCGCTGA